DNA sequence from the bacterium genome:
GGCGGTGCCAGCACCTCGCGCGGGCGGCCGCCCTCGCTCGCCGACACGACGCCTTCGCGCTCCATGCGTTCGATCATGCGGGCGGCGCGGTTGTAGCCGACGCGCAGCCGGCGCTGCACCCACGAGATCGACGCCTGGCGACTGCTGGTGACCAGCGCGACAGCCTGGTCGTACAACTCGTCGCTGAGGTCGTCGGCATCGCCGCCGCCCTCCTCCTCGCCCTCTGGCGCCTCGAGCAGCGCGAACGCGTACTGCGGCTTCCCCTGCCTCTTGATGAATGCGACGGCCTTGTGGATCTCGTCCTCGGTCACCAGCGGCCCGTGTAGACGCTGCAGCCGGGCGCTGCCCGACGACATGTAGAGCATGTCGCCGCGGCCGAGCAGCCGCTCGGCGCCGATCTGGTCGAGGATGGTGCGGGAGTCGACCCGTGCCGTCACCTGGAACGAGACCCGGGACGGGAAGTTGGCCTTGATCAGGCCGGTGATGACGTCCACCGATGGGCGCTGGGTGGCGACGATGAGATGCACGCCGGCGGCGCGCGCCTTCTGCGCCAGGCGGGTGATCGGCTCCTCGACCTTGCGTCCCATGGTCATCATCAGATCGGCGAGCTCGTCGATGATCACCACCACCTTGGGCAGGCGCTCGGGCAGCGCCGTGGCGGTGACGACCTCGTCGTCGTCGGCGTCGTCCGCGACCTCCTTGAGCTCGATCACCGAGCTGCCCGCGTCCTCGGCCCGCATCTCGTCGATCAGCGCGTTGTAGCCGTCGATGTTGCGCACCCCGTGCTTCTTCATCAGCCGGTAGCGCTCCTCCATCAGCTCGACGATGTTGTTGAGCACGTACACCGCCTGCTTCGGATCGGTGACCACCGGCACCAGCAGGTGCGGGATGTCCTCGTAGACCGACAGCTCGAGCATCTTGAGGTCGATCATGACGAAGCGCACCTCGCGGGGCGGCGCCTTGTAGAGGATGCTCATGATCATCGCGTTGATCGCCACCGACTTGCCGCTGCCGGTGGCGCCGGCGATCATCAGGTGCGGCATCTTCACCAGGTCGCCGACCACCGGGTGGCCGGCCGTGTCCTTGCCCAGGGCCATCGGCACCGGCGTCTGCGCCTGCTGGAATTCGTCGACCTCGAGCAACTCGCGCAGCGCCACTTCCTCGCGCCGCGGGTTGGCGACCTCGATGCCAACCACCGCCTTGCCGGGCACCGGCGCCAGGATGCGCACTCCCGGGACGCGCAGCGCCATCGCCAGATCGTCGCCCAGGCTGGTGATGCGGTTCACCTTCACGCCCGGCGCCGGCTCGATGTCGAAGGTGGTGATCACCGGCCCCGGCCGGACTTCCACCACTTTGCCGACGATGCCGAAGTCGGCGAGCTTGGTCTCGAGGATCTGCGAGCTGCGGCGCAACCCGTCCTCGTCGATCCGCACATCGTCGTGCTTCGGCGCGTGCAGCAGGCGCATCGGCGGCACCTGGTAGTGCTCGTCGCCGAACGGCAGCTCCTCCTGGACGACGCGCTTCTTCTTCGGCGCCGCGGCGCGGCGGTCGAGGATGATCACCGGCGCCGGCTCGTCGTCCGGCGGCGGCGCGCGCTTCACGTTCGCCTTCGGCTTGCGCACCAACTGCTGCGCCGCCGGTTCGGCGATCTCCGCCACGGTGCGGGCGCGTCGCAGCGAACCGGCGATGCCGCGGCCGATGCCGCGCGCCATGCCGCCCAGCGAAAGGTGGGTGGCGACGATGAACGCCAGCACGGCGATGCCGCCGATGATGATGAAGGAGCCGCCGGCGCCGAACGGCTCGGCGAGGACGGCGGCGAGGAAGCCGCCGATCCAGCCGCCGGCGCGCGCCACCGGATGATTCGGTCCCAGCGCGAGCCCGAAGAGGACGGCGACGCACGGCAGCAGCAGCGCGCCCGCCACGGCTCGAGACGGCCCGATCTCATGGGCGCGGTGGCGGAAGAGCGCCACGGCGACGGCGAGCAGGCCGAGCGGCAGCAGATAGGCGGCGTAGCCGAGCGCTTGGACCACCAGATCGGCGAGCCCGTGCCCGACCTTGCCGGCGACGTTCAGGCTCGGCAGGTCGCTCTGGTAGGCGAGGAACCCGATGGCGAGGAACCCGGCCGCGGCGAGGCAGACGATGGCCGCCACCTCGTCGAGCAGGCCCGCCTCGCGCTGGATCTCGACCGGCTCCGCCGCCTCGGGGGCGGTCTGGACGCGCGCCCGCGCCATCACATCTCCAGGACGAACGGCACCACCACCGGGCGGCGGTCGAGGGTCTTGCTGAGATAGCGGCGCAGCGCCTTGCGCACTTCTTCCTTCACCTCGAGGGTGTCGGTTCGCGACTCCGGCGCCAGCTCGGCCAGCGTGGCGATGACGACGTCGCGCGCCTCGTCGAACACCCGCTGCTGGTCGCCCTCGGCGACGACCCCGCGAGCCGAGAAGTCCGGGCCCGCGATCACCTCGCCGGTGTGCTGGTCGAGCGCCAACACCGCCAACAGCAGCCCGTCCTGCGACAGGTGGCGGCGGTCGCGGAGGACGATGTCGCTGATGTCGCCGATGCCCTTGCCGTCGACCAACACCCGGCCGGCGCTCACCGGATCGATGCGCCGGGCGCCCTGTTCGTCGAGCGCCAGCACCTGCCCGTCCTCGAGCAGCATGGCGCGGTCCTCGCCGAGGCCCAGCGTGCGCGCCAGACGCAGGTGCTCCGAGAGGTGCCGGAACTCGCCGTGGACGGGGACGAAGTAGCGCGGCCGCACCAGGTTCAGCATCAGCGCCAGCTCGTCACGGCTGGCATGACCGGACACGTGCACGTCGGCGTCGCGCGAGGTGATCACCTGGGCGCCGCGCCGGTACATGTGATTGATCATGTTGGAGATCGGCCGCTCGTTGCCGGGGATGATGCGCGAGGACAACACCACGGCGTCCCCCTCCTCCATCTTCACCGCCGCGTGATCGCCGAGCGAGATGCGGGTCAGCGCCGACATCGGCTCGCCCTGGCTGCCGGAGGTGAGCACGGTGACCCGCTCCGGCGACAGCGTCGCCAACTCGGCGACCTCGGCATAGATCGCCGGCGAGGCGCGCAGATAGCCGAGGTCGGTGGCGATGCGCAGGCTGTTGATCAGGCTGCGCCCGACCACGACGACGCGTCGGCCGGTCGCCTCCGACAGATCGATCACCTGCTGCAGGCGGTGGATGTGCGAGGAGAAGGTGGAGAAGAAGATGCGACCGCGGACCCCCTGGAAGACGCTCTCCAGCCCGGCGCGGACGCTGCGCTCGGAGCCGGTGGAGCCGCCGTGCTCGACGTTGGTCGAGTCGGACAGCAGGAGCAGGACGCCGCGGGCGCCATACTCCGCGAACGTCTGGATGTCCGGGCTGCGGCCGTCGATCGGCGTGTAGTCGATCTTGAAATCGCCGCTGTGCACGACGACGCCGAGCGGCGTCGTGATGGCGAGGCCGACCGCGTCGACGATCGAATGCGTGACGTGAATCGGATCGATGGCGAAGGGACCGGTCGTCCAACCCTGGCGCGGGCGGTAGGGGCGCAGGTCGACGCGGCCATCGAGATTGTGCTCGCGCAGCCGGCTGCCGATCAGGCCCGCCGCCATCGGCGTCGCCCACACCGGCACCGGCAGATCGCGCAGCGCGTACGGCAGGGCGCCGATGTGGTCCTCGTGGCCGTGGGTGATGACGAAGCCGCGGAAGCGATCGCCGAGCTGGCGCAGGTAATCGAGCTCCGGGATCACCAGGTCGACGCCGAGCAGGCTCGGGTCCGGGAACATCACCCCGCAGTCGATCGCGATCGCCTCGCCCTCGTACTCGAGCACCAGGCAGTTGAGACCGATCTCGCCGAGCCCGCCGAGCGGGATGACGCGCAAGGTGCCGCTCACCGCACGCACCTCGGACGGCAGGCACGTTCCCCCGCCTCCCTTCCGCGCCGACGCGGAGCGCTTGGACACCCTGGCGCGGTGAGATCGTTCCACACCTTCCGCAACACCACCGAGGCGGACAGTAGGCCGGGGGGCTGAGGGAGTCAACGCGCCGAAGGCGCCGAGCGACCGCCGTTTTCTCTTCAACCCGCTGTTTCGCGACCACGAGTGGCGGGATGGCTGCATGCCACACGACTTGTGGAGCCACCGCATGCGCGATCTGCCGGAGGGCTTGGTGACCACCGGCGCATTTGTGGTCGATCCCCCAACGTCAGTCCGTCGTTCCCGTTCAGCATCGTCTCGGGGTGGCGGGTGGGCAGGACGAGAATCCTCCCGTGCATGGACCCGGAGGGTCCGCCCGCCGGCGGGTGGGCGGCAGCGCGGTGGCGTCGGTCTGGCATGCGCGCAGGCATGCCCGGGGGCGCTGTCGCGCTGCCTTGACGCTGCCGGAAACGCGTTGCTACGGTCCGCGCCCGGACACACCGGGGCGCCGCCGCCTCGGCTCTTCCCGCCGTCACAGCGAAAGCGAGGGCACCGTGGTCAACAAAGCCATCATCATTGGCAATCTCGGACGCGATCCCGAGGTCCGCTTCACCCCCAGCGGCCGGGCGGTCGCCAAGTTCTCGGTCGCCACCACCGAGCGCTGGACCGACCAGAACGGCCAGAAGCAGGAAAAGACCGAGTGGCACAACATCGTCGTCTGGGGGAAGCAGGCCGAGACCTGCGGCCAGTACCTCGCCAAGGGTCGGCAGGTGTACGTCGAGGGCCGGATCACCAACCGCAGCTACGACGACAAGGACGGCAACAAGAAGTACATCACCGAGATCATCGCCCGCGACGTCCGCTTCCTCGGCGGTCCGGGCCAGGGCAGCGGTGGCGGTGCCGGCATGCGCGACAGCGGCTTCTCGGCCCCGGCCGGCGAGGACGCGCCGCCGCCGGACGACGACATCCCGTTCTGAGCCCTACGGCAGCGCCGCCAGCCGCTGCGGCGGCGCGAGCGAGCCGGGCGCGGCGCACCACGGCACGAGCGGCGACTGCCGCGCCGCCGCCCGGCGCAGCCGCGCCGCGGCGATGCGCAGCCGTAGACTGGCCGTCGGCTCCGCGGCGGGGTCGACGGCGGCGCCATCGGGCGGCGCGTCCGTCTCCAGCGCGAGCAGGGAGGCGCGGGCGAAATGCAGGCAGCCGGCGGTGTCGGTCGCCACGGCGCAGCCAGCGAGCACCCGTTCGGCGTAATCCAAGCGGCGGTCGACCTCGTCGTCCGCCCATCGACCCGCGTCGAGGTCGGCCGGCGAGAGATCGCTCGGCAGCTCGGCCAGGAGGGCCGCGGCGAAGTCGGCCGGCGGGTCGTCGACGGTCATGGTGCCGGTCGGCGTGTCGACCAGTCGCCGCCAGCCGAGGCGCACGGCGCGACGGGCGGACGTCCAGAGGATCTCCGCGTGCGCGCCGCGGATCAGATGGATGACGGTGGCGCCGGCGACGCGGCGCGCACCGACGGCGCACCGCTCGCGCGGACGCGCCGCGCAGGCGCTGGCGCGCCGCGCGTAGCCCTCGAGCTCGTGGCGCAGCCACGCGGCATCGCCGACCTCGTCGATATCGGCATAGGCGCCGACCGCCGATTCCACCCGCTCGTAGCGACGCGGCTCCTGATGGTCGCCGACCATCGCCGGGCGCTCCGGCGAACCGATGATGAAGCGGCCGCGCGGACTGGCGTCGCGCGCCAAGGGCGCGACCGGCGCGGCCAGCGCGAGCAAAGCGAGAATCGCCGTCGGCAACATCGGGAAGGTCCTCCTGTCGACCAGGAGACGCGATCACCGGTGGCGTCCTCAAGAACGCGCGATATCGATGTGCCGCCTCGGCGCGCAGGCTCGATCGCGCGCGGCGACCGCGGACGATCGAGCCGACGCCTGACGGCGGCGCGGAGCCGCACGCCTCCCGGCCGGGCACAGAGCGAGCGACGGTTGCCTTCTCGCCCGCGCTGTGGCGCTGTCGGATCGGCATGGACCCGCTCACCGCCCTCGGCCTCACCGCCGCCACGCTGACCACCTGCTCGTTCGTACCGCAGCTCACCAAGGTGTGGCGGACGAAGTCCGCGGCGGACCTGTCCTACGGCATGTTCACCGCCTTCAGCATCGGCATCCTGCTGTGGCTCCTCTACGGGGTGCTGCGCGCCGACGTGCCGGTGATCATCGCCAACGCGGTGACCCTGGTGCTGAGCGTTGCGATCCTGGTGTTGAAGGGACGCTACGACCGCTGAGCGCGCGCTCAGGTGAGCAGCGCGCGGACGCCGCGCGCCCGCACGGCGCGCCGCCAGGCGTCCTCGATCTCGGCGTGCGAGAGCCCCGCCACCATGCGCTCCGCCTCATCCGGGGTCGGAAAACCCCAGAGCGCGCTCTCGGCGAGGGCCACCGCCAGGTCCAGGCGGCTGTCGGCGAGCACGGCATAGCGGTAGCGCAACTTCTTGCGGGCGCGGTCGAGCTCATCGGCGCCGAAGCCCTCGTCGGCGGCGCGCCGGCAGGTGTCCTCGACGGCGCGGGCGAGCCGGGCGGCGCGGCTGCGGGCACCGCTGGCGGCGACGACCGCGCAGGCCCAGTCCGGCCCCCATTCGAGGTGGGCGCCGACCTCGTAGCTCAGGCCGAGGCGCTCGCGCAGCTCCTGGAAGAGGCGACTGTCGGGATCGGCGCCGACGATGTCGACGGCGACGCCGGTGGCGAGCAGCGTGCGCGGCGCCGAATCGACCGGCATCAACAGCGTCAGGTACGCCTGGCTGCTGTCGCGGTCGCGCACGCGCACGCTGCCGCCCAGGCCGTGCCGCACGGGCATCACCGCGGGCGGCTCGCCCGGCGAGCCGCAATGGAAGTGGCGCCGGACGGCGGCGCGCACGCGCGCCTCGGTGGCGCCGCCGACCACGGCGAGCACGGTGTTGGCATGGGTCAGGCGTCGCCGGAGAAAGCGGGCGACGTCCGTCGGCCGGATGCGCGCCACGCTGGCGATCGTTCCCGCCACCGGATGCGCCAGCGCGCCGCCGAACATGCGTCCCCAGGCGCGGCGGTAGACGCGCTCGGCGGGATCGTCGAGGCGGCCGCGGATCTCCTCCATCACCACCCGCTGCTCCTTGCGCAGCCGGCGCTCGTCCACCGCGGTGCGGTAGAACTGCTCGGCGAGCAGCGCCAGGGCCTCGTCGAGATCCTCGTTGAACACCTCGAAGGTGAGCGAGATGTCCTCGTAGCCGGTGTCGGCGTTGTGTTCGCCCCCGAGCTCGGCGGCGCGGCGATTGAGCGCCACCTGGTCCAGGGCGTCGGTGCCCTGGAAGAGCATGTGCTCGGCGAGGTGGGCGAGGCCGGCGTGCCGGCCATCGCAGCGCGCGCCAGCGCGGACGGTGAGGGCGATCGCGGTGAGGCGTCCCGGCTCGTGCCGGTGCACCACGCGCAGGCCGCGCACGCGGAAGCGATGCGTCATCGACGATGGGGGGAGTCAGGCCGCGCCGCTGCCGAGGAAGTCCAGGGCGCGGTCGATGTCGGCGGCGGGCACCGCGCCGAGGGCGCGCAGGTGCGCGAGCAGGCTGCGGACGTCGAGCACGCTGTGCAGACGCAGGCCGGCGGCGGCCAGCGCGGCGGTGGCGCCGTCGCTGCGATCGACGATCACCAGCACGTCCTCGACCACCAGGCCGGCGTCGCGAAACGGCGTCACCGCCTCGAGCTTGGCGCCGCCGCTGGTCACCACGTCGTCGACCATGAGCGCGCGCTCGCCGGGCGCGTACTCGCCCTCGATGAGCCTCTTGGTTCCGTACGCCTTCGCCTCCTTGCGCACGTAGATCATCGGCCGCTCGGCGACCAGCGACATCGCCACCGCCAGCGGCAGTCCGGCGTAGGGGAGGCCGGCGATGCGGTCGTACCGCAGGTCGGCGGCGCGCTGCAGCAGCGCCCGCGCGATCCGCGCCAGCGCCGCTGGATGCGAAACGAGGACGCGCATGTCGAGGTAGAACGGCGAACGCCGGCCGTCCTTCAGCGTGAACTCGCCGAAGCGCACGACGCCGATGCGGTGCAACAGCTCGCTGAGCTCGCGCGCGACGACCGCTTCCTGATCTGCTCGCTGCATCAGAGCGCTCCTTCGCCTACCGGCGGCGGCGGCGCAAGACCGGGGCGCGGGCTACTTGATGAGCCGGTGGATCGCCTTGAAGCGCGGCGACTCGGCGCTGCGCACCCATTCGAGGCAGACCATCTCGACGCTCGCCGGGACCGCGCCGGAGCCGACCATCTTCTCCCAACCCGCGCGCAGGTCCAGCGCATGCCGGGCGGAGATGGCATCGAGCGGCACGTGGACCTGATGCCCGCGCGCCAGCAGGTCGTGCACGGTCTGGCTGACGCACGCCTGCGCCTCGATGCCGCAGACGACGATCTGGCTCCGGGCGAGGGCATCGACGGCGGCGACGAAGCGCGGTTGGCCGCAACAGCTCATCGACAGCTTCTCGATCACCGGCGTGCCCGGCGGCAGCGCCTCGGCGACTTCCCGCTGCGTGCGGCCGAGGCCCTTGGGGTACTGCTCGGTCACCAGCACCGGCACCTCCATCACCGCCGCGGCCGCGATCAGCGTGCGCACGCCGCGCACCATGCGCTCGTGTTCGACGGTGCGGCCGCGATAACTCTCCTGCACGTCGATGACGACCAGGGCGCTGCGCGCCGCGTCCAGCATGCGGGGATGCGTCATGGCTCGGCCGGCGCAGTCGCGCCGCCGCGGCGGCGCGCGAGGCGATCGCTCATCGTCGCAGACGGCCGGCGGTCAGCGGTAGAGGACGCGGCCGTACTGCTGCACCGGCAGCGGCAACCCACGCGGCAGGAAGGGCGCGAGAGCGGGGCCGACTCCTGGTCGATCCCAGCGGTGGTAGGCGTATGGGCCGGCGCGATCGATCGCGAATTGGTCCTGGAGGAGCATGCGCAGCGTCTGATGGCGCGAGCGTCCGCCGTCGAAGCCGGTGGTGACGAACGGGTAGTAGCCCCCGGGCCAGGCGCCGTACGGTCCCCAGCCGGAGCCAGCGTCGGTGGCGTGCGCGGTTGCGACCGCGAGCGGACCGATGATCTCCACCGCGCCACCCGAGGCGGCACCGCCGCCACCGCCGGCGCCGATCGCGCCGCCTGAACCGACCGCCGACAGCAGATCGAGCCCGGCGGCCAGACCAGCGCGATAGGCTTGGTCGAGCTGGGCGATGTCCGATGCGACCGCGGCGGCCTGCGGAGCCGGCGCGGGGGCTTCCCCGGCGACGGCGGGAAGGGGCTGCGCGACCGCGGCCTCGCCGCGCACCAGCACCTCGGCCGTCGACTCGCTGGGCACCGCGTCGGGGCGGTTGGTGAAGTGACGGACGCCGTCGGCGTCGCGCCAGACCAAGATGTCGGCGCGCATCGACGACGCCGCCAGCAGCGTCATCGCGACGATCAGCCACCCTCGCATGGCCGGATTCTAGGCGGGCGGCCGGAGACCTGGCAACAGGCGAAGCAGGCGCGGTGCTCGCCCTGGCGTGACGGCGACGCCGTCGCTCACGCGGCGGCGATCAGTCGTGCCCGCTCGACAGCATCCACCAGAAGAACCAGATCGCCCACGCGACGGCGGCCACCAGCAGGAGTCCGCCAGCGTTCGACTGGCGCCGCCAGTCCGGGTCGGGCTGCGCGGCGCTGGCCGGGCGACGCACCGGCCGGCCGGTCAGGCCCTCGGGATCGACGCTGACGACGCGACAGTTCTCGAGGCCGCTCTGCTTGAGCTGCTCCTCCACGGCGGCCCGAGCGGCCGATGGCGTGTCGCCATCGACGCCGTTCACGTAGATCGTCGCGCGGTATCTGGGCATGTCCTCGGCCGGTCGAAAATGCTGTGCCTCCTGCCAGGCTAGAACCCGCCGGGCGCAAGAATCAAGCACGCCGCCGCCGCCACGCGCGATCATCTCGAGCGAACCCGGCGCGACGGCGATCACCTCGCATGCGGCGGCGCCGTCCGCGGCGCACGCCATGCGGCCGGCCCGCGACGATCCCCGCGCCGATGGCGCGCTCGCCTCGGCGCGGCGCCGGACCGATCCGCTGATGCGGCGCTACGCCTGCCCCTCGGGCGCGACGTTGAGATTGAGCAGGGCGAAGAACAGCTCGTCGAGCGAATCGTAGCGCAGCCACTTCGGCGTCTCCGGCGTCAGGTCGATCGGATCCATGCTCCACCCGAGTCCTTCGTCGCCATAGACGGGGAAAACCTCCAGCCCGACCTTCAGGAGATGCGTGCTGACGGGCTCGACTGCTCGCTGTCTCATCGCTTCCTCCATTGCCCGATGAGAATTTTGAGCAGGATGCGTGCCACGGCCGTTGCGCGCCCGACCGATCACTCCGCGGCCGAAAGCCGGCGTCGCAGTCGCGTCATTGATCGATCGCTGCCACCCGGCATGCTCGATGTTGTGACATCGTGACAAAACTCGCCCACGAAGCGCGCAGCATCTGTGCACCGCAATGCGCCGCGCGTTGCGCCGGCGAGGATCGGCGTTGCGGCGCGCGGGTTGCTGCAGGCCCGTCGCATGGTGACGCGCGCGCGGCGCCGATCGGCGCAGCGAGAAATTGGTGACGCACCAACATCTGGTGAGATTGAGTTTGACTCGCCACAATTTCTAGTGGTAGCGTCCGCCCACGTCGATGGCATCCACCATGGAGCACACGTGAAGGCCGCAGCATCGGTCTCCGTTCTCCACCTCCGCCCTGCCTCGCTTCGTTCCTCTCTCCATCCTCGTCAACGAACCCTTGCAACAGGGCGTTCGCCCCGGATGCTTGATGACGTGAGGAGTCACCGCACCGTGGACTGATTGACGCGCACAATCAGGTGGCCGGCCACCAGGACGAGGTTGGGAGGCGGTGCCCTTCCGGCAAAGGAGTGGGGTTATGGAGACTGACAAGGCCATCTTCGAAAAGATGATTCGCGAGGACCGCGCCGCGCGGGAGTCGAGCCGCTGGAGCGGGACGTTCCTCGAATACCTCGACCGGGTTCGCGAGGACCCGAGCATCACCAAGCTCGCGCACTCCCGGCTGTACGAAATGATCACGGCGCCGGGATCGCACGACATCCTCGACACCGACGACGGCCGCGTGAAGCGCCTGTTCAAGGACGAGTCGGTCCGGGTGTACGACTTCTTCGCCGGCGAGTTCTTCGGCATCGAGCGGACGGTGGCGCAGATCGTGCGCTACTTCCACTCCGCCGCGCTCAAGGGCGAGGAGAGCCGGCAGGTGCTCTATCTGATGGGCCCGGTCGGCTCCGGCAAGAGCTCGTTGGTCGAGCGCCTGCAACGCGGGCTCGAGGAGTTGCCCCCGGTCTACGCCATCGCGGGCTGCCCGATGCAGGAGGAACCGCTGCACCTGCTGCCGCGGCACCTCCGACGCGAGTTCGAGAAGATGCTCGGCGTCCACATCGAAGGCGACCTCTGCCCGGTGTGCCGCTACCGCCTGAAGGAGGAGTTCGGCACCCGCTACGAGGAGGTGCCGATCGTCATGCGCTCCTTCTCGAAGCGCAACCGGATCGGCATCGGCGTCGTGCCGCCGGTCGATCCGAACAACCAGGACACCTCGGTGCTGATCGGCAGCGAGGACATCTCGAAGCTCGACCGCTACTCGGAGGGCGACCCGCGGGTCCTCGACCTCAACGGCGCGCTCAACGTCGGCAATCGCGGCGTGGTCGAATTCATCGAGGTGTTCAAGAACGAGATCGAGTACCTCCACGCCATGATCACGGCGACGCAGGAGAAGGTGATCCCGGCCCCGGGCCGTCACGGCATGGTGTACGTGGACACCGTGATCGTCGCGCATTCGAACGAGGCCGAGTGGCAGAAGTTCAAGGCCGACCACACCAACGAGGCGATCCTCGACCGCATCGTCGTGGTGAAGGTGCCGTACAACATGCGGCTGTCGGAGGAGGTGAAGATCTACCAGAAGATCATCCGCCACTCCGACTTCCAGGCCCACGTCGCCCCCCACACCCTCGAGGTGGCGTCGATGTTCGCGATCCTCTCGCGACTCGAGCCGAGCGCGAAGTGCGACCTGATGACCAAGCTGAAGCTCTACAACGGCGAGGAAGTCATCGAGAAGGGACGCACCAAGAAGATCGACGTGCGCGAGCTGCGCGAGGACGCGAAACGCGAGGGCATGAACGGCATCTCGACGCGCTTCATCATGAAAGCGCTCGACAACGCGCTGTCCGACAACGTCGCCGGCAACTGCATCAACCCGATCAACGTCCGCGAAGCGCTGATCAGCATGGTGAAGGAGACGGACCTGCCGGACGACACCCGCAAACAGTACCTCGAGTTCCTCCAGGACATCCTCCACAAGGAGTACCTCGAGCTGCTGGAGAAGGAGATCACCAAGGCGTTCGTCTACTCGTATCAGGAGCAGGCGGAGTCGCTGTTCCAGAACTACCTCGATCACGCCGAAGCCTACGTGAACAAGACGAAGGTGAAGGACCGCAACACCAAGGAGGAGTTGCAGCCCGACGAGGCGTTCCTCAAGTCGATCGAGGAGCAGATCGCCATCATCGGCTCGGCGGCGGAGGGATTCCGCCAGGAGGTCATCGCCTACCTGTGGGCGTCCAGCCGCCGCGGCGTCAGCGTCAGCTACCAGAGCTACGAGCCGCTGCGCGAGGCGATCGAGAAGCGACTGATGACCTCGGTGCGCGAC
Encoded proteins:
- a CDS encoding serine protein kinase, giving the protein METDKAIFEKMIREDRAARESSRWSGTFLEYLDRVREDPSITKLAHSRLYEMITAPGSHDILDTDDGRVKRLFKDESVRVYDFFAGEFFGIERTVAQIVRYFHSAALKGEESRQVLYLMGPVGSGKSSLVERLQRGLEELPPVYAIAGCPMQEEPLHLLPRHLRREFEKMLGVHIEGDLCPVCRYRLKEEFGTRYEEVPIVMRSFSKRNRIGIGVVPPVDPNNQDTSVLIGSEDISKLDRYSEGDPRVLDLNGALNVGNRGVVEFIEVFKNEIEYLHAMITATQEKVIPAPGRHGMVYVDTVIVAHSNEAEWQKFKADHTNEAILDRIVVVKVPYNMRLSEEVKIYQKIIRHSDFQAHVAPHTLEVASMFAILSRLEPSAKCDLMTKLKLYNGEEVIEKGRTKKIDVRELREDAKREGMNGISTRFIMKALDNALSDNVAGNCINPINVREALISMVKETDLPDDTRKQYLEFLQDILHKEYLELLEKEITKAFVYSYQEQAESLFQNYLDHAEAYVNKTKVKDRNTKEELQPDEAFLKSIEEQIAIIGSAAEGFRQEVIAYLWASSRRGVSVSYQSYEPLREAIEKRLMTSVRDISRIITKARTRDEEQSEKYNAMVQNLIENGYCPSCVDVVLKYAANNLWKD